Proteins from a single region of Dama dama isolate Ldn47 chromosome 14, ASM3311817v1, whole genome shotgun sequence:
- the IL10 gene encoding interleukin-10, which produces MQKFIFHPHVFCLRSNIFKVLSKNAKLESSREGREGQRNLCQEICDTVAFCEWEASHNIKGGTVGEGQHNRGLLLQNQTTGPTQRRRQSSAMPSSSALLCCLVFLAGVAASRDASAPSDSSCTHFSNSLPLMLRELRTAFGRVKTFFQMKDQLDSMLLTQSLLDDFKGYLGCQALSEMIQFYLEEVMPQAENHGPEIKEHVNSLGEKLKTLRLRLRRCHRFLPCENKSKAVEQVKSVFSKLQERGVYKAMSEFDIFINYIETYTTMKMKN; this is translated from the exons ATGCAGAAGTTCATTTTTCACCCTCATGTCTTTTGCTTACgaagcaatatttttaaagttttgagtaAGAATGCAAAGTTGGAGAGCTctagggagggaagggaggggcagAGAAACCTTTGCCAGGAAATCTGTGACACTGTGGCTTTTTGTGAATGGGAGGCCTCGCACAATATAAAAGGGGGCACAGTAGGTGAAGGTCAACACAACAGGGGCTTGCTCTTGCAAAACCAAACCACAGGTCCGACTCAACGAAGAAGACAGAGCTCCGCCATGCCCAGCAGCTCAGCCCTGCTTTGTTGCCTGGTCTTCCTGGCTGGGGTGGCAGCCAGCCGAGATGCGAGCGCCCCGTCTGACAGCAGCTGTACCCACTTCTCAAACAGCCTGCCCCTTATGCTGCGGGAGCTCCGAACTGCCTTCGGCAGGGTGAAGACTTTCTTT CAAATGAAGGATCAACTGGACAGCATGCTGCTGACCCAGTCTCTGCTGGATGACTTTAAG GGTTACCTGGGTTGCCAAGCCTTGTCGGAAATGATCCAGTTTtacctggaggaggtgatgccaCAGGCTGAGAACCATGGGCCTGAGATCAAGGAGCACGTGAACTCGCTGGGGGAGAAGCTGAAGACCCTCCGGCTGCGACTGAGGCGCTGT CATCGCTTTCTGCCCTGCGAAAACAAGAGCAAGGCGGTGGAGCAGGTGAAGAGCGTCTTCAGTAAG CTCCAAGAGAGGGGTGTCTACAAAGCCATGAGTGAGTTTGACATCTTCATCAACTACATAGAAACCTACACGACAATGAAGATGAAAAACTGA